A portion of the Punica granatum isolate Tunisia-2019 chromosome 7, ASM765513v2, whole genome shotgun sequence genome contains these proteins:
- the LOC116214581 gene encoding uncharacterized protein LOC116214581, which produces MEEGEEEDVEETEDPVFDSEEVVDEEVVTRDTRTTLVVRRSCLTPKVADDNWLRHNIFQSTCTVRGKVCRFVIDAERALVSFSIGLKYKDVVWYNVVAMDACHLLLGRPWRYDRRVVHDGWTNSYSFMFKNVKIVLVPNRKSEKPISMGGETKLLSLARFEEEVDESQLVYVLIGKEVAAEVSVPTTAAPVVAEFVDIFPNELPYGLPPLRDIQHGIDLERGAVLPTHYRMSLRQHEELRSANKAEHLQHLRAVLCVLHREKFHVALKKCVFMASKVSFLGYVVSGDGLKVDESKIEVVKQWLLPKPITKVRSFHGLAFFYRHFIPHFSTIIALITNCMKGGKSVAYFSEKLSGAKLKYGTYDVEFYAVHKLGVTNWVADALSHRTNLLVSLHIKVPGFDYLRDLLETNLYFSNVLGKVRAGEKSEFLLNDGFLFKGNQLCIPNCSLRLKIIKELHGECHVGRDRTLQLVHGSYFWPTIRKEVDKYVQRCWVYNVSKGTATNARLYMPLPVPAQP; this is translated from the exons ATGGAGGAAGGCGAAGAAGAGGATGTGGAGGAAACCGAAGATCCTGTATTTGATAGTGAGGAGGTCGTTGACGAGGAAGTAGTGACTAGAGACACAAGAACGACACTGGTTGTTAGGCGTTCATGCTTGACGCCTAAGGTTGCTGACGACAATTGGCTGAGGcacaatatttttcaatccACGTGCACTGTCCGCGGAAAGGTGTGTCGTTTTGTTATTGATGCTG AACGTGCATTGGTTTCTTTCTCCATTGGCTTGAAATATAAAGATGTTGTGTGGTATAATGTGGTGGCGATGGATGCATGCCATTTATTGTTGGGGAGGCCTTGGCGGTATGACCGCCGTGTAGTTCATGACGGATGGACTAATTCATACAGTTTCATGTTTAAGAATGTGAAGATTGTGCTAGTGCCCAACAGAAAGTCAGAGAAACCAATATCTATGGGTGGAGAAACAAAGCTCTTATCATTGGCGAGGTTCGAAGAAGAGGTGGACGAATCACAGCTAGTTTATGTGTTAATCGGAAAAGAGGTGGCCGCTGAAGTGTCAGTCCCAACCACAGCCGCACCCGTAGTGGCTGAGTTTGTGGACATCTTTCCCAATGAGCTTCCCTATGGTTTACCACCCTTGCGTGATATTCAGCACGGAATTGATCTGGAGCGAGGAGCGGTACTGCCAACCCATTACAGGATGAGTCTTAGGCAGCATGAGGAGTTGCGGAG TGCTAACAAAGCAGAGCATCTCCAGCATCTGCGGGCAGTTCTGTGTGTGCTTCACAGAGAGAAATTCCATGTTGCCCTTAAGAAGTGTGTATTCATGGCATCGAAGGTCTCATTCCTTGGCTATGTGGTCTCCGGCGACGGATTGAAGGTAGATGAGTCCAAAATCGAAGTGGTGAAGCAATGGCTGCTACCGAAGCCAATTACTAAAGTTCGCAGCTTCCATGGACTAGCTTTCTTTTATAGGCATTTCATCCCTCACTTCAGCACAATTATAGCGCTTATAACAAATTGTATGAAGGGTGGAAA ATCTGTCGCATATTTTAGTGAGAAGCTGTCCGGGGCTAAGTTGAAGTATGGTACCTATGATGTGGAGTTCTATGCAGTG CACAAGTTGGGTGTGACAAATTGGGTGGCTGACGCATTGAGCCACAGGACCAATTTGTTGGTCAGCCTGCATATAAAGGTACCTGGTTTTGACTATCTTCGTGATTTGCTTGAGACTAATCTTTATTTCTCTAATGTTTTGGGGAAAGTTCGTGCTGGAGAGAAATCAGAATTTTTGCTGAACGATGGGTTTCTGTTCAAGGGCAACCAATTGTGTATCCCAAATTGCAGCCTCCGTTTGAAGATTATTAAGGAGTTGCATGGAGAATGCCATGTTGGGCGAGATCGAACGTTACAGTTAGTGCATGGCTCGTATTTTTGGCCGACCATACGCAAAGAGGTGGACAAGTACGTGCAAAGGTGTTGGGTCTACAACGTGTCCAAGGGAACGGCTACCAATGCTAGGTTGTATATGCCGTTACCAGTTCCAGCGCAGCCTTAG
- the LOC116215505 gene encoding receptor-like protein Cf-9 homolog, with protein MRRDVWVFLFLSFLSFFISRHSIIIAVAVAVRTSNTSSPYLSQRPNHASECDALLQFSQSFTISSDASASYCDNLPSANTSYPKTASWKNGTNCCSWDGVTCHTSTDYVIGLDLSCSWLQGTLHSNNTLFSLRNLQRLNLAGNDFSGSQISSRFGIITGLAHLNLSHSSFSGTIPVEMISHHLSSLISLDLAGNYDLTIEEDRSFRRFVSNLTQLRELALDSVDMSSVSLTSFTNLSSTLSSLSLGVCFLQGTFPINIFHLPNLRILSLSDNSDLTGTLPQTNWSSPLIRLRISYTKFHGPIPDSVGNLTSMEYLELLDSEFTGLIPPTLGNLGRLSSLSLSGFNLSRIVVDFEMFAKLKNLEHLSLSRNLIVMIPNSGNCSFPLLKELTLLGVNLTSTFPYFLRSSPELEVLDISGNMISGPIPEWFGRVRSNTLIRLDLSSNNFTGEIPSSICQLSSMTYMFLSNNRLNGAIPGCLGNLSNISSLDLSHNLLQGPLPRSLANCTSLWSFSVGYNGIHDTFPHWLLNATQSSLYYADLQSNEFHGVINEISLPPQLVYLILSNNHFSGQLRISFFQNSLVGFIDIANNDFDGPLPIPPPSLWYFSIANNKFSGEISHHLCDATLLDMVNLSNNSLNGSIPHCFINLNASALDLRTNKLVGHIPDIFAPENKLRTIRLSQNRFGGALPQSLANCKNLEVLDVSENELEGRFPYWLDTLPNIQVFVLRSNKFHGPLDSSKRTNLSFPHLRIFDISNNSFHGPLPVRYFANLKAMKDAAINRSQYTWMNYSQKSLTYQDSVTVVMKGFAIELVRILSVFTAIDLSRNFFGGDIPELIGDLKALKGLNLSHNNLTGIIPSSVGNLTNLEWLDLSSNKLNGEIPRGLADLTVLSWLNLSDNQLEGLIPQSRQFDTFNHPFDGNPRLCGYPLPKACGTNDQPPPSTSPGEREEEAGSGHWIEWRAVPMGYGCGLVLGISAWFIMWETLRPRWLVRMIERLIYRMTKRKMRNVAPRNRLRRNPRGQ; from the exons ATGAGGAGAGATGTTTGggtcttcctcttcctcagcttcctctctttcttcaTCTCACGCCATTCAATAATAATAGCTGTTGCTGTTGCTGTTCGCACAAGCAATACATCATCCCCTTATTTGTCCCAACGCCCGAACCATGCCAGTGAGTGCGACGCCCTGCTCCAGTTCAGTCAATCATTTACCATCTCAAGTGATGCCTCTGCAAGTTACTGTGACAATCTCCCTTCGGCCAACACTTCATATCCGAAGACAGCCTCATGGAAGAACGGCACCAATTGCTGCTCCTGGGATGGGGTCACATGCCACACGTCAACAGATTACGTGATCGGCCTCGACCTCAGTTGCAGTTGGCTTCAGGGAACCCTCCATTCCAACAACACTCTCTTCTCGCTCCGGAATCTTCAGCGGCTGAATCTCGCTGGTAACGATTTCTCTGGCTCACAAATTTCATCGAGGTTTGGTATAATTACAGGATTGGCACATCTCAATCTCTCTCATTCTTCCTTCTCGGGGACCATTCCTGTGGAGATGATATCTCATCACCTTTCCAGTCTAATTTCACTCGATCTGGCTGGTAACTACGACCTAACAATAGAAGAGGATCGTAGTTTCAGGAGGTTTGTTAGTAATCTCACTCAGCTGAGAGAACTTGCTCTAGATAGTGTAGACATGTCTAGTGTTTCTCTTACCTCCTTCACCAATCTCTCTTCCACTCTGAGTTCTTTGAGTCTTGGTGTCTGCTTTCTGCAAGGGACATTCCCAATTAACATCTTCCATCTCCCAAACCTCcgcattctctctctttctgatAATTCCGATCTCACGGGCACTCTCCCCCAAACAAATTGGAGCAGCCCACTCATCCGCTTGAGAATATCATATACAAAGTTCCACGGACCAATTCCTGATTCAGTGGGGAACCTCACATCCATGGAATATTTGGAACTCCTAGACAGCGAATTTACTGGGTTGATACCACCAACACTTGGAAACCTTGGCCGCCTCTCTTCCTTGTCCCTCAGTGGTTTTAACCTCAGTCGTATTGTCGTAGACTTTGAAATGTTTGCAAAGCTAAAGAATCTTGAGCACCTTTCGCTTTCGAGGAACCTTATTGTAATGATTCCGAACAGTGGGAACTGCTCCTTCCCGCTGCTCAAAGAGTTGACCCTCCTTGGCGTCAACTTGACCAGTACATTCCCATATTTCTTGAGATCTTCACCTGAGCTGGAAGTGTTGGACATTTCCGGAAACATGATTAGTGGTCCAATTCCTGAATGGTTTGGGAGAGTTCGAAGTAACACGCTGATACGCTTGGATTTGTCCTCTAATAATTTCACCGGAGAGATCCCATCTTCAATCTGCCAACTGAGTTCAATGACATATATGTTTCTCTCAAATAACAGACTCAACGGCGCCATCCCAGGATGCTTGGGAAATTTAAGTAATATCTCTAGTTTGGATTTGAGCCACAATCTGTTACAAGGTCCATTGCCGCGATCTTTAGCAAACTGTACAAGCTTGTGGAGTTTTAGTGTCGGTTACAATGGAATACATGACACTTTCCCACACTGGTTGTTGAATGCTACCCAAAGCAGCTTGTATTATGCAGATTTGCAGTCGAACGAGTTTCATGGGgtcattaatgaaatttccCTCCCTCCTCAGCTTGTATACTTAATCCTCTCCAACAACCACTTTTCTGGACAGTTGCGAATAAGCTTTTTCCAAAATTCATTGGTTGGCTTCATTGACATAGCCAATAATGATTTTGACGGCCCACTTCCGATTCCACCACCCAGCCTTTGGTACTTTTCCATTGCAAACAATAAGTTTAGTGGAGAAATTTCTCATCATCTCTGCGACGCCACTCTGCTAGACATGGTCAACCTCTCCAATAATAGCTTGAACGGCTCCATTCCTCACtgtttcataaatttaaatgCATCAGCGTTGGACCTCCGAACAAATAAGCTTGTTGGTCATATACCAGATATATTTGCTCCTGAAAACAAATTGAGGACAATTCGGCTGAGTCAAAATCGATTTGGAGGTGCACTACCGCAATCTTTGGCGAATTGCAAGAATTTGGAAGTTTTGGATGTCAGCGAAAATGAGTTGGAGGGCCGCTTCCCTTATTGGTTGGACACTCTCCCAAATATACAAGTATTTGTTCTAAGATCCAACAAGTTTCATGGTCCATTGGACAGTTCCAAAAGAACTAATCTTTCCTTCCCACATCTGCGCATTTTCGACATATCCAACAATAGCTTTCATGGTCCATTGCCGGTTAGATACTTCGCCAATCTAAAAGCCATGAAGGATGCAGCGATAAACAGGTCCCAATACACGTGGATGAACTACAGTCAGAAAAGTTTAACCTATCAAGATTCCGTTACGGTGGTCATGAAAGGATTTGCCATTGAGTTGGTGAGAATTCTATCAGTGTTTACGGCCATCGACTTGTCAAGGAACTTCTTCGGAGGAGATATCCCAGAATTAATAGGAGATCTGAAGGCACTCAAGGGACTCAACCTTTCTCACAACAATTTGACCGGCATAATCCCTTCTTCTGTGGGGAACCTGACGAATCTTGAGTGGCTGGACCTCTCCTCGAACAAGCTCAACGGGGAGATCCCTAGAGGATTGGCGGATCTTACGGTGCTCTCCTGGTTGAATCTCTCAGATAACCAGCTTGAGGGACTGATTCCTCAAAGCAGGCAATTTGACACATTCAACCACCCCTTTGACGGGAATCCTAGATTGTGTGGGTATCCCTTGCCAAAAGCATGTGGGACCAATGACCAACCACCGCCTTCGACTTCTCCAGGAGAACGAGAAGAGGAGGCTGGATCCGGACATTGGATTGAATGGAGGGCAGTGCCAATGGGCTACGGATGCGGGCTTGTACTTGGGATATCAGCATGGTTCATTATGTGGGAAACCCTGAGACCAAGATGGTTGGTGAGAATGATTGAGAGGTTAATATACAGAATGACAAAGAGGAAAATGAGAAACGTTGCTCCGAGAAATCGCCTGAG GAGGAACCCCAGAGGCCAGTGA